The following are encoded together in the Equus przewalskii isolate Varuska chromosome 14, EquPr2, whole genome shotgun sequence genome:
- the PPP3R1 gene encoding calcineurin subunit B type 1 isoform X2 — protein MGNEASYPLEMCSHFDADEIKRLGKRFKKLDLDNSGSLSVEEFMSLPELQQNPLVQRVIDIFDTDGNGEVDFKEFIEGVSQFSVKGDKEQKLRFAFRIYDMDKDGYISNGELFQVLKMMVGNNLKDTQLQQIVDKTIINADKDGDGRISFEEFCAVVGGLDIHKKMVVDV, from the exons ggAAATGAGGCAAGTTATCCTTTGGAAATGTGCTCACACT ttGATGCTGATGAAATTAAAAGGCTAGGAAAGAGGTTTAAGAAGCTTGATTTGGACAATTCTGGTTCTTTGAGTGTGGAAGAATTCATGTCTCTGCCTGAGTTACAACAGAATCCTTTAGTACAACGAGTAATAGATATATTCGACACAGACGGGAATGGAGAAGTAGACTTTAAAG AATTCATTGAGGGGGTCTCTCAGTTCAGTGTCAAAGGAGATAAGGAACAGAAGTTGAGGT TTGCTTTCCGTATCTATGACATGGATAAAGATGGCTATATTTCCAATGGGGAACTCTTCCAGGTGCTGAAGATGATGGTGGGGAACAATCTGAAAGATACACAGTTACAGCAAATTGTAGACAAAACCATAATAAATGCAGATAAAGATGGAGATGGAAGAATATCCTTTGAAGAATTCTGTGCT